The stretch of DNA CTATTAATATAAGTTCACCATCGTGAATACCAAATTCAAATTTAGTATCCGCAATAATTATGCCCTTTTTCTCTGCCATGACCCTTGCCTTTGAGTATATCCTGATACTCGTATCTCTCAATTTCTCGGCCATTTCATTTCCAACAATACCTTTCATCTCCACGAAAGATATGTTTATATCATGCCCTTCCTCTGCCTTTGTGCTCGGTGTAAAAATCGGTTCATCGAGCCTGGAGGATTCCACAAGCCCTTCTAAAAGTTTTATGCCACAGACAGTTCCACTCTCTTTGTATTCTTTCCATCCAGAGCCTGAGAGATAGCCTCTCACAATACACTCTACTGGCATTGGCTTTACTTTTTTCACAAGCATGCTTCTGCCTTCAAGCATATCAGCATACTTATGCAGTTTTTCAGGGAAGTCCTCAACTTTTGTAGCCACTATATGGTTTTCGATAATATCTTCCATCTGCTTGAACCAATAAATAGATATCTGCGTTAACACCCTTCCCTTCCCTGGTATGCCGTTTGGAAGGACAACATCAAAGGCAGAAATCCTGTCTGTAACAACAAGGAGCAAATATTTTCCGAGGTCATAGATGTCTCTGACCTTCCCGCGTCTTGGAGTCCCAACATCAGGCATCTCGGTTTTCAGGATAATTTTTTCCATTGGTCCTCCTTCAGTCTTTTAATCTTAGTATGTAATCTTATCAAAAGCCCCTGTTGCACTACAACCCGAATCTCATCGTGGGTTCAATTTTGCAAATTGAACCCTTAAGTTTGATAAAATAAATCGCATTATGCCATCAGTAAGGAAATTACAGTTGAGTCACAAAATATTCGGGTTCAAGTCGTTGCGACTCGTAACTGAGTTACAAACTTGAACCCGCTGAGAGGGTTTCAAAGCAGGTTAACCGGATCTACATCCACATCAATTCTTAAAGTCTTCCGGCCTTTTACTTTTTTTATAATCTCATGGGCACAATATCTGAGAATCTTGCTATCTTTTCCTTTTTATCTGAGAATCTTGCTATCTTTTCCTTTTAATAAAAGATGCCAGCGCCAGTAACCTTTAAGCCTTTCCATCGGCGCAGGAACAGGGCCAAGGATTTCAGGGAGTTTGAATGGAGCCTGAGGTTTAGAGTTTTTCAAATCCTTAATTTTAAATCTTAAATCTTCAATAATCTCATCAAATACCTTTTTATCCCTGCTGCTAAGGATAATTCTTATCAGGCGGTTAAAAGGGGGGTATCCTAACTCGCGCCTGAGATTTATCTCCTTTTTATAAAAACCTGCATAATCATGATTTTTA from Nitrospirota bacterium encodes:
- a CDS encoding phosphoribosylaminoimidazolesuccinocarboxamide synthase encodes the protein MEKIILKTEMPDVGTPRRGKVRDIYDLGKYLLLVVTDRISAFDVVLPNGIPGKGRVLTQISIYWFKQMEDIIENHIVATKVEDFPEKLHKYADMLEGRSMLVKKVKPMPVECIVRGYLSGSGWKEYKESGTVCGIKLLEGLVESSRLDEPIFTPSTKAEEGHDINISFVEMKGIVGNEMAEKLRDTSIRIYSKARVMAEKKGIIIADTKFEFGIHDGELILIDELLTPDSSRFWSIKDYAPGRSQDSYDKQIVRDYLLTLDWNQTYPGPALPDEIVEKAAQRYREILEILTA